One Actinomycetota bacterium DNA segment encodes these proteins:
- a CDS encoding PAS domain S-box protein has product MSKATKHKRTAAPRAKLAAILESTHDAIIGSTPLGVINSWNPAATDLYGYAAEEVIGRNVDVLVAPERLEEEAEALRRIVEGGDPAEQYETTRVAKDGSVVAVSLTTAAIVDSANAVVGAVMVSHRRSESQRDRSNIDERKLAADADEALLEAHLQQTQRMEVLGRLAGGVAHDFNNLLAVILNYSAFVSEELTGAVESAPDWERRREGVQRDVEQIRRAAKRATDLTHQLLAFARREVVQPRVLHLNDAVTDVEQLLRRTLGEDMELVIKLPDQLWPILADPGQIEQVLVNLAINARDAMPGGGTLRIDTANVAVDAESVAGGSPARPGRYVRLRVSDTGTGMSAEVAAHAFEPFYSTKGDGAGTGLGLATVYGIVSQAEATIAIQSEPGAGTTFTMMLPVTDEAAASIEEPAPYERTPKGETVLVVEDEEALREVTERIFTRNGYRVITAANGPDAVALVARHEGEIHLLVTDVVMPKMLGKEVAERVRELRPDIEVLFMSGYALPVLASQGRLEPGVALVDKPFSEAALLAKAGQVLNGNFRGFENVRR; this is encoded by the coding sequence ATGAGCAAGGCGACGAAGCACAAGCGGACAGCAGCTCCGCGCGCGAAGTTGGCCGCGATCCTCGAATCAACCCACGACGCGATCATCGGTTCGACGCCGCTCGGCGTGATCAACAGCTGGAACCCCGCGGCGACAGACCTCTACGGGTACGCAGCCGAGGAGGTCATCGGCCGCAACGTCGACGTGCTCGTCGCGCCGGAGAGGCTTGAGGAAGAGGCGGAGGCACTCCGTCGGATCGTCGAGGGGGGTGACCCCGCCGAGCAGTACGAGACGACGCGGGTGGCGAAGGACGGATCGGTGGTCGCCGTGTCGCTCACGACCGCGGCGATCGTCGACAGCGCGAACGCTGTAGTCGGCGCGGTGATGGTCTCTCACCGACGGTCCGAGTCACAACGAGATCGGTCGAACATCGACGAGCGGAAGCTCGCGGCTGATGCCGACGAAGCGCTGCTGGAAGCCCACCTGCAGCAGACCCAACGTATGGAGGTTCTCGGACGGCTCGCGGGCGGGGTCGCTCACGACTTCAACAACCTGCTCGCGGTGATCCTCAACTACTCCGCCTTCGTCTCCGAGGAGCTGACCGGCGCGGTCGAGTCGGCACCTGATTGGGAGCGGCGGCGCGAGGGGGTGCAACGTGACGTCGAGCAGATCCGGCGCGCGGCCAAACGCGCGACCGACCTGACCCATCAGCTGCTCGCGTTCGCCCGCCGAGAGGTGGTTCAACCGCGGGTGCTCCACCTCAATGACGCGGTGACCGACGTCGAGCAGCTGCTCCGCCGGACCCTCGGCGAGGACATGGAGCTGGTCATCAAGCTGCCCGACCAGCTGTGGCCCATCCTCGCCGACCCGGGCCAGATCGAGCAGGTGCTGGTGAACCTCGCGATCAATGCCCGCGACGCGATGCCAGGCGGCGGCACGTTGCGCATCGACACTGCCAACGTTGCCGTCGACGCCGAGTCGGTGGCAGGTGGATCACCCGCGCGACCCGGACGGTACGTGCGCCTTCGGGTCAGCGACACCGGCACCGGCATGTCTGCCGAAGTGGCCGCCCACGCCTTCGAGCCCTTCTACAGCACCAAGGGCGACGGCGCCGGGACCGGACTGGGCCTGGCCACCGTCTACGGGATCGTCAGCCAGGCCGAGGCCACGATCGCCATCCAGTCCGAACCGGGTGCCGGTACCACTTTCACCATGATGCTTCCGGTGACCGACGAGGCCGCCGCGTCGATCGAGGAGCCCGCGCCCTACGAACGCACTCCGAAGGGAGAGACCGTTCTCGTCGTCGAGGATGAAGAAGCGCTCCGCGAGGTGACCGAACGAATCTTCACCCGCAACGGCTATCGCGTGATCACCGCCGCGAATGGTCCCGATGCCGTCGCCCTCGTCGCCCGGCACGAGGGTGAGATCCACCTGCTCGTCACCGACGTCGTCATGCCCAAGATGCTCGGAAAAGAAGTCGCCGAGCGGGTCCGCGAGCTCCGCCCGGACATCGAAGTGCTCTTCATGTCCGGCTACGCACTACCCGTCCTCGCCTCACAGGGCAGGCTCGAGCCTGGCGTCGCGCTCGTCGACAAACCGTTCTCGGAGGCGGCGCTGCTCGCCAAAGCGGGTCAGGTGCTCAACGGCAACTTCCGAGGATTCGAGAACGTCCGCCGCTGA
- a CDS encoding NAD(P)-dependent oxidoreductase: MLRRLAHAPSRGRSPGRLLSETAVTQDDSGRRARVDWTTAPARSSWYPAQTQPSSFSSGGARLGRGSSGREPSRPGWGRLRCESRRPKQAPERRQHGTDPEPGRGARHRRDGPRDDNQRVRAGIPTIVWNRTPEATRDLAELGAEVAETAADAAGRAAIVVTMVTDADAVISIAHDQGMLAALAPDAIWVQMSTIGVAGTERVAALAERERPDITLLDAPVSGSKDPAEQGRLTIFASGPDDARVRVTPLFDALGQRTIWVGPVGNGARVKIVNNTWLAFAAEAVAASVALARRLGLEAETVVDALGGGPLVSLWQAAKLQRIVEGDFSAQFALTLALKDVHLALEAAGEDRFAALGCLADEWQRVVDQGFGDQDLTVVTRALELQGGTG; encoded by the coding sequence GTGCTTCGTCGCCTTGCTCATGCGCCGTCCCGCGGCCGCTCGCCAGGGCGTCTGCTGAGTGAAACGGCCGTCACCCAGGACGATTCCGGCCGGAGGGCGCGCGTGGACTGGACGACAGCGCCGGCTCGTTCCTCATGGTACCCGGCACAGACGCAGCCCTCGTCATTCTCATCCGGAGGAGCACGGCTTGGAAGGGGCTCGTCCGGGCGGGAGCCGAGCCGACCAGGCTGGGGAAGACTGCGCTGCGAAAGTCGACGACCGAAGCAGGCGCCCGAGAGGAGGCAGCATGGCACCGACCCAGAACCCGGTCGCGGTGCTCGGCATCGGCGCGATGGGCCACGGGATGACAACCAGCGCGTGCGCGCCGGCATCCCGACGATCGTCTGGAACCGCACGCCGGAGGCGACCCGAGACCTCGCCGAGCTCGGCGCGGAAGTCGCCGAGACCGCGGCCGACGCGGCGGGGCGAGCCGCGATCGTCGTCACGATGGTGACCGACGCCGACGCGGTGATCTCGATCGCCCACGACCAGGGCATGCTCGCCGCTCTCGCGCCGGACGCGATCTGGGTGCAGATGAGCACGATCGGCGTGGCCGGGACCGAACGCGTCGCGGCCCTCGCCGAGAGAGAGCGTCCCGACATCACGCTTCTCGACGCGCCGGTCTCGGGGAGCAAGGATCCCGCCGAGCAGGGCCGGCTGACGATCTTCGCGTCGGGGCCCGACGACGCCCGCGTGCGAGTCACTCCCCTCTTCGACGCGCTCGGCCAGCGCACGATCTGGGTCGGTCCGGTCGGGAACGGAGCACGCGTGAAGATCGTGAACAACACCTGGCTCGCGTTCGCGGCGGAAGCGGTTGCCGCGTCGGTGGCCCTTGCTCGCCGGTTGGGCCTCGAGGCCGAGACCGTTGTCGACGCGCTGGGCGGCGGTCCGCTCGTGTCCCTGTGGCAGGCAGCCAAGCTGCAGCGCATCGTCGAGGGCGACTTCTCGGCACAGTTCGCGTTGACGCTCGCGCTCAAGGACGTGCACCTCGCGCTCGAAGCTGCCGGCGAGGACCGATTCGCTGCGCTCGGCTGCCTGGCCGACGAATGGCAGCGAGTCGTGGATCAGGGGTTCGGCGACCAGGACCTCACGGTCGTGACGCGCGCGCTCGAACTGCAAGGCGGAACGGGATGA
- a CDS encoding AURKAIP1/COX24 domain-containing protein, with protein sequence MGSLIKKRRKRMRKKKHKKMLKATRWQRRAGK encoded by the coding sequence ATGGGATCGCTGATCAAGAAGCGCCGCAAGCGCATGCGCAAGAAGAAGCACAAGAAGATGCTGAAGGCCACGCGCTGGCAGCGCCGGGCCGGCAAGTAG
- a CDS encoding 4-(cytidine 5'-diphospho)-2-C-methyl-D-erythritol kinase, translating to MQRVRALAKLTSSLRVTGVRDDGYHRLEAEMTTIDLADVLTFSEGVGFDVVGLDVVGLDAVGLDRASFDLVPRALAAVDRTAHVRLEKRIPVGAGLGGGSADAAAVLRWAGCDDLLLAASLGADVPFCLVGGRARVKGIGEIVEPLPFELREFTLLTPPLSVETSAVYRRWDELGGPTADGPNDLEPAALAVEPGLAEWRDRLGDATGQTPQLAGSGSTWFVEGAFPDVVGAVVTRTDRP from the coding sequence ATGCAACGGGTGAGGGCGCTGGCGAAGCTCACGTCGTCGTTGCGGGTCACCGGCGTGCGCGACGACGGCTACCACCGGCTGGAGGCGGAGATGACGACGATCGACCTCGCCGACGTGCTGACGTTCTCCGAGGGCGTGGGCTTCGACGTGGTGGGGCTCGATGTCGTCGGGCTCGACGCGGTCGGCCTCGATCGCGCCTCGTTCGACCTCGTGCCCCGCGCCCTCGCCGCGGTCGACCGCACCGCGCACGTCCGGCTCGAGAAGCGCATTCCCGTCGGTGCCGGGCTCGGTGGCGGCTCCGCCGACGCCGCGGCGGTGCTGCGTTGGGCCGGGTGCGACGACCTGCTCCTGGCGGCGTCACTCGGCGCCGACGTTCCCTTCTGCCTCGTCGGTGGGCGCGCCCGCGTGAAGGGCATCGGCGAGATCGTCGAGCCACTGCCCTTCGAGCTGCGCGAGTTCACGCTCCTCACCCCGCCGCTGTCGGTCGAAACGTCGGCGGTCTACCGCCGCTGGGACGAGCTCGGTGGGCCCACCGCCGACGGCCCCAACGACCTCGAGCCGGCCGCGCTCGCCGTCGAGCCGGGGCTGGCCGAGTGGCGCGACCGGCTGGGCGACGCCACGGGGCAGACGCCGCAACTGGCCGGGAGCGGGTCGACGTGGTTCGTCGAGGGCGCCTTCCCCGACGTCGTCGGGGCGGTCGTGACGCGAACCGACCGCCCCTGA
- the rsmA gene encoding 16S rRNA (adenine(1518)-N(6)/adenine(1519)-N(6))-dimethyltransferase RsmA, which yields MTLSRREVVDLLAEHGLRPRRALGQNFVVDPNTVRRIARLAGVGTGDRVVEIGAGLGSLTLALAETGASVTAVETDPQLVAVLRRVVEPAGVTVVEGDARRIDWAALLADHRWRLVANLPYNVATALVLDLLEQVPTIEHMLVMVQREVGERLAAHVGDEAYGAVSVKVAFWATATVVGSVPATVFVPRPNVESALVRVDRRSTPAVDASIDRRRLFALIDQGFGQRRKMLRRALAGTVDASGFACADIRPEARAEELSIEDWGRLAACNG from the coding sequence GTGACTCTCTCGCGCCGGGAGGTCGTCGACCTGCTGGCCGAGCACGGTCTGCGCCCGCGGCGGGCCCTCGGCCAGAACTTCGTCGTCGACCCCAACACGGTCCGCCGCATCGCCCGCCTGGCGGGCGTCGGTACCGGCGATCGGGTGGTCGAGATCGGGGCCGGGCTGGGCTCGCTCACGCTGGCCCTGGCGGAGACCGGCGCCTCCGTGACCGCGGTGGAGACCGACCCCCAGCTCGTGGCTGTGCTGCGACGTGTTGTCGAGCCCGCGGGCGTCACCGTCGTCGAGGGCGACGCCCGACGCATCGACTGGGCGGCGCTGCTCGCTGACCACCGTTGGCGACTCGTCGCCAACCTGCCGTACAACGTCGCCACCGCGCTCGTGCTCGACCTGCTCGAGCAGGTGCCGACCATCGAGCACATGCTCGTGATGGTGCAGCGCGAGGTGGGCGAACGTCTCGCCGCTCACGTCGGTGACGAGGCCTACGGCGCGGTTTCCGTGAAGGTGGCCTTCTGGGCCACGGCCACCGTCGTCGGCTCGGTGCCTGCGACGGTGTTCGTGCCCAGGCCCAACGTCGAGTCGGCATTGGTGCGCGTCGACCGGCGGTCGACTCCGGCCGTCGACGCGAGCATCGACCGTCGCCGGTTGTTCGCGTTGATCGACCAGGGCTTCGGCCAGCGTCGCAAGATGCTGCGCCGGGCGTTGGCAGGGACGGTGGACGCGAGCGGGTTCGCGTGCGCGGACATCCGTCCGGAAGCTCGCGCCGAGGAGCTGTCGATCGAGGACTGGGGCAGGCTGGCGGCATGCAACGGGTGA
- a CDS encoding TatD family deoxyribonuclease, which produces MSWADSHCHLPAAAEESAALVADAQAAGVTLLVAIGTDAGETRAAIANARSHDRVWATVGLHPHDAQQGVDTLVALLAEPEVVAVGECGLDYHYDHSPRDVQRAAFAAQIGLAHERGLALVIHTREAWDDTFAILTAEGVPDRTVFHCFTGGPDEARRALDVGGHLSFSGIVTFKGAHDPRAAAALCPLDRLLVETDSPFLAPVPHRGEQNRPALVPIVGSAVAAARGVDVAEVEAATWANTERVFDLAQR; this is translated from the coding sequence GTGAGCTGGGCCGACAGCCACTGCCACCTGCCCGCCGCGGCCGAGGAGTCCGCCGCGCTCGTGGCCGACGCGCAGGCTGCGGGCGTGACCCTGCTGGTGGCGATCGGCACCGATGCGGGGGAGACGCGCGCGGCCATCGCCAACGCACGCTCCCACGATCGGGTGTGGGCCACCGTCGGGCTCCATCCCCATGATGCGCAGCAGGGGGTCGACACCCTGGTGGCGTTGCTCGCCGAGCCCGAGGTGGTGGCGGTGGGCGAATGCGGGCTCGACTACCACTACGACCATTCGCCGCGCGATGTGCAGCGCGCGGCCTTCGCGGCCCAGATCGGCCTCGCCCACGAGCGCGGCCTCGCCCTGGTGATCCACACGCGAGAGGCATGGGACGACACGTTCGCGATCCTCACCGCCGAGGGCGTCCCCGACCGCACGGTGTTCCACTGCTTCACCGGCGGGCCCGACGAGGCGCGGCGTGCCCTCGACGTGGGGGGCCATCTGTCGTTCAGCGGCATCGTCACGTTCAAGGGCGCGCACGACCCGCGCGCGGCCGCGGCCCTGTGCCCGCTCGATCGGCTGCTCGTCGAAACCGACTCGCCCTTCCTCGCCCCGGTGCCTCATCGCGGTGAGCAGAACCGCCCCGCCCTCGTGCCGATCGTGGGCTCGGCGGTGGCCGCGGCGCGTGGGGTCGACGTCGCCGAGGTCGAGGCGGCGACCTGGGCCAACACCGAACGGGTCTTCGACCTGGCCCAGCGGTAG
- the metG gene encoding methionine--tRNA ligase has protein sequence MARFYATTPIYYVNDVPHIGHAYTTVIADAVCRWHRLLGDDVFFLTGTDEHGLKIQRAAESRGLAPKEMADRTSERFKEAWRLLDIAYDDFIRTTEPRHHRAVRQLLQAVYDRGDIELGTYEGLYCVSCEAYYVEADLVDGMCPIHGTPVEPVKEENYFFKLSRYQQPLLDWYDAHPDFVQPEGKRNEALGLIRGGLQDFSISRTSITWGVPIPWDESHVTYVWYDALINYATAVGYGTDPDRFDAWWPAVNHIIGKDILRFHCVYWPAMLLSAGITPPRHVFVHGFLMVGGEKMSKTRLNQIAPADLVADFGVDGFRYHFLRDQQFGPDGDFSYERMVDRYNADLANNLGNLLSRVATVVGSKCAGVGPAPSATSPLAPMAADAYAAAAAAWGRVAPSDALDATWRLIRETNAYLEANEPWKADPGATVDTVMGDALEVLRIVAVLAWPAVPASAEEVWRRIGLVGSPSDARLPGSATWGQYPGGLTVEKGAPLFPRIKA, from the coding sequence GTGGCCCGGTTCTACGCGACGACTCCCATCTACTACGTCAACGACGTGCCGCACATCGGCCACGCCTACACGACGGTGATCGCGGACGCCGTGTGCCGTTGGCACCGCCTGCTCGGCGACGACGTCTTCTTCCTCACCGGCACCGACGAGCACGGCCTCAAGATCCAACGGGCGGCCGAGTCCCGGGGCCTGGCGCCCAAGGAGATGGCCGACCGCACGAGCGAGCGCTTCAAGGAGGCGTGGCGGCTGCTCGACATCGCCTACGACGACTTCATCCGCACCACCGAGCCCCGCCACCACCGCGCCGTCCGGCAGTTGCTCCAGGCGGTGTACGACCGCGGCGACATCGAGCTCGGCACGTACGAGGGCCTCTACTGCGTGTCTTGCGAGGCCTACTACGTCGAAGCGGATCTGGTCGACGGCATGTGCCCCATCCACGGCACGCCGGTGGAGCCGGTCAAGGAGGAGAACTACTTCTTCAAGCTCAGCCGCTACCAGCAGCCGCTCCTCGACTGGTACGACGCGCACCCGGACTTCGTGCAGCCCGAGGGCAAGCGCAACGAGGCGCTCGGTCTCATCCGCGGCGGTCTTCAGGACTTCTCGATCAGTCGCACGTCGATCACGTGGGGCGTCCCGATCCCATGGGACGAGAGCCACGTCACCTACGTCTGGTACGACGCGCTCATCAATTACGCCACCGCCGTCGGCTACGGCACCGACCCGGACCGCTTCGACGCCTGGTGGCCGGCCGTCAACCACATCATCGGCAAGGACATCCTGCGCTTCCATTGCGTCTACTGGCCGGCCATGCTCCTCTCTGCAGGCATCACGCCGCCCCGCCACGTCTTCGTGCACGGCTTCCTGATGGTTGGCGGCGAGAAGATGAGCAAGACCCGGCTCAACCAGATCGCGCCCGCCGACCTCGTCGCCGACTTCGGCGTCGACGGCTTCCGCTACCACTTCCTGCGGGATCAGCAGTTCGGGCCCGACGGCGACTTCTCATACGAGCGCATGGTCGACCGCTACAACGCCGACCTGGCGAACAACCTCGGCAACCTCCTGTCGCGCGTGGCCACCGTGGTCGGCAGCAAGTGCGCGGGCGTGGGACCCGCGCCATCGGCCACCAGCCCGCTGGCCCCCATGGCGGCCGACGCCTACGCGGCGGCCGCAGCCGCTTGGGGGCGGGTGGCGCCGAGCGATGCGCTCGACGCGACCTGGCGTCTCATCCGCGAGACCAACGCCTACCTCGAGGCCAACGAGCCCTGGAAGGCCGACCCCGGCGCGACCGTCGACACGGTGATGGGCGACGCGCTCGAGGTGCTGCGCATCGTGGCCGTCCTCGCGTGGCCGGCAGTGCCCGCGTCGGCGGAGGAGGTGTGGCGGCGGATCGGGCTCGTCGGGTCGCCATCCGACGCGCGCCTTCCCGGATCGGCGACCTGGGGTCAGTACCCCGGGGGGTTGACGGTCGAGAAGGGCGCACCGCTCTTCCCGCGCATCAAAGCGTGA